The window CAGTTTCAAGCACTCTCACTACTGTTGTGCCGACTGCAATTATTCTACCTCCGTTGTCAATTGTTTCATTGATAATCTTTGCTGACTCTTCCGACACTTCATAGTATTCCGAATCCATTTTATGACGTGTTAAATCTTCAACAACAATAGGCCTGAAGGTTCCTAATCCCACATGCAGCAGAACCGGTACTATTTTTACGCCCTTATGCTCTATCTTTTTAATAATCTTTTTTTCAAAGTGAAGACCTGCTGTAGGGGCTGCCACAGCTCCGCGTGTTTTTGCAAAAATTGACTGGTAGCGCTCTTTGTCAATATCTTCCGAATCCCTTTTAATATAGGGAGGCAGAGGCACCTTGCCAATACCTTCTATAATTTCATTAAAATCCCCTTCGTACGTAAAACGAACCACCCTGCCGCCGGATACAGTATTATCTACAACTTCACACTGCAGCCTGTCGCCAATCCTGATTTTATTTCCGACTCTCACTTTTCTTGCCGGTTTAACCAGAACTTCCCAGAGGTCCTTTTCCAGCTCGCGGAGAAGAAGTACTTCAACCTTTGCATTGGTCTTATCTTTAATTCCCCACAGCCTTGCAGGAAAAACCCTTGTTTCATTTACAACAAGGCAATCTCCCTCTTTTAAATAGGATACAATATTTCTGAAATTTTTATCTTCTATTGTACCAGCCTCACGGTCAATTACCATCAACTTGGAATCACCCCGCTTCTTTGACGGATACTGAGCAATATACTCTTCAGGAATATCGTATTTGAAATCGGAAAGTTTCATACAGCTCTCCCTTCACACTTTTATCATTAATAGTCAAATAAATTTTTTTACAACAATGTCTGCTGCTGTCCCGGGATTTTATCCTCCCTGTTAACAGCCTTAAAAGCAAGGGGAGTGGCTTTTCTCCCTCTTGGTGTACGCTTCATAAATCCCTGTTTAATCAGATACGGTTCGTAAATTTCTTCAATTGTACCGCTCTCTTCTCCCACTGCAACTGCAAGAGTGTTTAATCCTACCGGTCCCCCTTCAAATTTATCAACAATCACTGATAAAATACGTTTATCCATATCATCAAGGCCGTCTGCATCCACATCAAGGCGTTCAAGAGAATTAACAGCCACCTCGTGTGTAACACAGCCGTCTCCCTCTACCTGTGCAAAATCCCTGACTCTTCTTAAAAGCCTGTTAGCCACCCTTGGAGTACCGCGGGAACGTGAAGCTATTTCTGCAATGCCGTCCTCTATAACTTCCACTTTTAAAATATTTGCAGTTCTTTTTAAAATTGATGCCAGCTCATCAGCCTGGTAGTAATCCAGCCTGTTTACAACACCGAATCTGCTGCGCATGGGTGAACTTAACAGCCCTGCCCTTGTAGTAGCTCCAATCAGAGTAAAAGGAGGAAGATTAAGAGATATGGAGCGGGCATGCGGCCCCTTGTCAATGACTATGTCAAGCCTGAAGTCTTCCATAGCAGGATACAAATATTCTTCCACAACTGTGCTGAGCCTGTGAATCTCATCAATAAAAAGAACGTCGTGTTCCTGCAGACTTGTTAAAATCCCTGCAAGATCTCCCGGCCGCTCAATACTGGGCCCGGATGTTATTTTAATATCAACACCCATCTCATGGGCAAGAATACAGGCAAGAGTTGTCTTTCCAAGCCCCGGAGGGCCGTAAAAAAGAACATGATCCAGAGCCTCGCC of the bacterium genome contains:
- the queA gene encoding tRNA preQ1(34) S-adenosylmethionine ribosyltransferase-isomerase QueA → MKLSDFKYDIPEEYIAQYPSKKRGDSKLMVIDREAGTIEDKNFRNIVSYLKEGDCLVVNETRVFPARLWGIKDKTNAKVEVLLLRELEKDLWEVLVKPARKVRVGNKIRIGDRLQCEVVDNTVSGGRVVRFTYEGDFNEIIEGIGKVPLPPYIKRDSEDIDKERYQSIFAKTRGAVAAPTAGLHFEKKIIKKIEHKGVKIVPVLLHVGLGTFRPIVVEDLTRHKMDSEYYEVSEESAKIINETIDNGGRIIAVGTTVVRVLETVITTNGHIRQSSGWTDKFIYPPYVFKVVNALITNFHMPASTLLMLVSAFAGSDVIFNAYKHAVEEKYRFFSYGDAMFIY
- the ruvB gene encoding Holliday junction branch migration DNA helicase RuvB → MENDRITNPEPFQGEETFDQSIRPLSFDNFVGQAKITSNLKIFIRAAKERGEALDHVLFYGPPGLGKTTLACILAHEMGVDIKITSGPSIERPGDLAGILTSLQEHDVLFIDEIHRLSTVVEEYLYPAMEDFRLDIVIDKGPHARSISLNLPPFTLIGATTRAGLLSSPMRSRFGVVNRLDYYQADELASILKRTANILKVEVIEDGIAEIASRSRGTPRVANRLLRRVRDFAQVEGDGCVTHEVAVNSLERLDVDADGLDDMDKRILSVIVDKFEGGPVGLNTLAVAVGEESGTIEEIYEPYLIKQGFMKRTPRGRKATPLAFKAVNREDKIPGQQQTLL